Sequence from the Cucurbita pepo subsp. pepo cultivar mu-cu-16 chromosome LG02, ASM280686v2, whole genome shotgun sequence genome:
TTCTAGCCATGAAGAAACCTCAATGTATATAAAAATGTGAATCAACCGTACCTCAAAGTGATAGGCAAAGACTTTATGGcaaaaatgatgaacaaagaGGAGACTATCCTGTTTCATCCAGCCTGATATTTTCTTGAGAAGATCCTTGTAGTTCTTCATATGCTGCTCTCGggtaaaaacaaataaagttTCAAACCATTTCAGGATGTGGGTATCAAAATGGAACTACATCAGGAATTTAGTTACCTCAAACATTTCAATGGAAATTATTCTGTCATATTCAGCTTCCATTTCAAAAGTGCTGATGTCTGCAACAATAATGTTGACATTATTCAGCTGGAGATCCCTGAAACcacatatcaaattttaatggttATTAAGAAATCTGAAAGAAAGTTCGAGGTATACAAGACAAAGCTAATTACCGGCACTGCTCCTCAATGTAATCTTTCTGTGTGGTTGAATTGCAAATTCCAGTCACCTGACaattcttgtaattttgggCAATATACAACGAAAGTGACCCCCAGCCACATCCAACATCAAGAACAGAGTGGCCATCCTTCAGTTGTGACCTTTCACAATACATTTGTAGCATGGCCTCCTCTGCGTCCTCCAGGGTACTTGACTTGTCCTTGAAATAGCATGAACTGCAACAACAGATCATGTTAGGGCTAGTGAATTGACCAGATTAAGAGAACTTGAAGCTATTTGAAgctctttttgttgtttgtttgtgcTTCTTACTCAAAATGACCTGCAAATCTCTGTTTTAATACACACTAGGTTTTTTTCCATCGAAAAACTAAGCGTTCCATTATGCATCACACAATATTTTCAAGTCCTAATTTCGAATCTGCGTATTCATGTCATCTTAACGCAAATGAAAATTCACATGAATAGAAATCAGACTCTTCCAATCGCTCTGTAAGACCTTCGTAAGTATTTCACTACCTGTACTTGAGATTCTTCCCCAAAACTAACTTGAAGAACGAGGTAGGAAGCTCGTAATGTTGAGCTTTTGGCTTATCAGTCTTAATAGCAATTGGCATTTCCCTTAAAGCTGCAGAAACAGGCACAATCAACTAGTTCAATCTCCTTGAAATTTGACAATCCGCCAAATTCAAAGTAGACATGCTCCTCCGTCAATAAATCCAGTTACCTAGTTCAATCTCCTTGAAACGTAATAGCTATGGAATCGCAACTTACCGTGCACAAAGTGGAGAAAATCAGAGAGTTGGAGTTGAGAGGAAGGCTTAAACTGGGAGCGAATACGAGAGGCGAGTAGCAAGCGGGTGAACCTTCTTACGACGGCGTCCGGCAAGAAATTCCGTTCGAGTGAAGCCATTAGAAGACGGACAGTGACGTCGTAAGGCACCTGAATACGCTCCGCCATTGCTGTGTGGCTGAAGCTCTGATTCGCAAAATTATTGGGCTTCTAGCCTTAGCTTTTCCTCCACTGTTCTAACTACCACTCAAAGTCTCGATCTGTCTCACACTTtccaactaaaaataaaataaattattaaaaaattaaaaatttgttttatatatttgtacgAATTTCGTTATAAGTTAGTTTTAGAaacattaaacattaaatacaCTATAAGTTAGTTTTAGGAACATTAAATATAAcatacattatttaaaaattaaaatttgttttatatatttgtacgaatttgaatataagttaattttagaaaccctaaacattaaatataagaGGTATGAGCTGGAATTTAATAGACTTGGGCCCAGGATTTTGTCATGTAATACGACGTCATTTCATTGGTTCTGTGCCTTCACAAGGTCTTGCTGGAGTTGGGAGAGTGCGTGTGTCTTCTGCGGAGCCATGAGGTGCGGCATCAACAGAACCGAAGGATCGGCCGCCGGAAAAGAAGATAACAGGCGGATGAGCAACGAGGAGCGTTCGGCATATTTCGCGAGGAGAGAGGCGGCGAAGATATTGCAGATATTGCGGCGAGTTCTTGAAGGATCAACGTCGAGCTGTCGCTTCAATCAAGTTGCTCGTTTATGCTCCATCTGTTGGGAATAAGAAGGGTACCTTGTTAAATGCTGAAGATGATTTTCAAATAGATTCTCATATACTTGTCGATACAACTATTGGTTTTAGTTGCACATTGTTGATTAGTTGCACATTGTTGAGGATTGGTGAGAGATGAGTCCTGCAGCTAATTAAGGAGTTTGATCATgtatttataagtaaggaactCATCTCTTCCACTGGTATTAGACTTTTTGgagaaatcaaaagcaaaaccatgagaatttatgctcaaagtggacaatatctaccattGTGAAAGAGTTGTCATTCCTAACCTGGGATCAGAGtgatgcccttaacttagccatgttaatagaatccttaaatgttgaacaaagaagttgtgagcctcgaaggtgtaatCAAAAGTGACTGAAGTGACGAGCAAAGGAACTTTGTTCGATGACTTcagagaaggagtcaagcctcgattaaggggaggttgtttgagggctccataggccttagtgaggctctatagtgtactttgttcgaggggaggattgttgaagattgttaGGAGatgagtcccacatcggctaattaaggagttgatcatgggtttataagtgaggaacaCGTCTCCATTGCTACaagaccttttggagaaaccaaaagtaaaggtataagagtttatactcaaagtggacaacatcataccattttggagaggcgtgattcctaacacacATTTTCCTTTGTACTAACATAATTATGCAGACTGTTTTAGCTTTGCAGTTGGAAACTGGATGATAGCATATAGCAATTAATTggatgaaaaattgaaaatcctACATATTTGATATGAATGATTTTGTGCTCATCTTGGTTGATTAGATTTTGTCTCGCTCCTCTGAAATCTAGTGATATTGCGTAAgttaaagtttattttgtaGCTTTCTCGTTAAACTGAAAAATTTCAGTTGCTTTGGCTGTTTTACTAGACCTCCCTGTAATCAAGGATGTACTAGAGGCTGCTGATTTATTGAGCAATAAATGGAAGGTACTCGCTCATCTTCTTTGTAGCTGGCTCTTTTACTATGATTGTTTCTAGTTCATTTGCTTCATACAACTCTATCAAGTTCTAGCTAATTCTGTTTGAATAGATTTCTTGCTCACTTCAAATATACACTAACATTAGTCTAATATTATTGTAGACGCAGAAggaattaatttatatcatcATGTATGATATCCTCCTTGGCCAGGTATTTTATTCACGTCTCTTATCTTAACATAAAAGCATTCTCATTGAAGTGTCGACTCTGAAAACATTTGAGAGATGGACGAATTGGGGGAGGATTTGTTGTTGTTCAAACTCTGTGCTGACCATCAGGACCTTTTAAATTCCTTTACTCGAAATGAGTTTGTCTATGTCCAATAATGACTCTCTTGGCATGGCTTTGAACCGTACTTGTATATATATCTGCTGCAGCTGGCCTATTTTACATTTGATGCTGATTGGATATATTTTATGGGATCTGTGTGTAGAAAATTCCTTCATTTGGCGATGCAGAGATGTTTCTCTTGCGGCAGCAAAGTTCTTCACAATCTGCGGTTACACAGCTTCTGTCAAATAGAATTGCAAATGATATTGAAGATTTAATAGCTCGTGATGAAGCCCTGGTAAGAGTTCTGTATGAACTTGTTGCTTTGCTGATATCTACCAACTTAGTTATTAAGCCTAGTCATCTCTCAAGAGGTAACCTTCAATGCAGGCAGGTGTTTCAAGGCCTCGTTTTATCCGTGTGAAAACTTTGAAGATGAATGTTCACACGGCAATAAACGTATTAGGCAAAAAGTATGCAGTGAGTTCCAAGATCTTTCCTAAATGTTGTTGATGTGTATGCCAGTAGAGTAGAGTAGAGTGGAGTTCAATTGCCGCAACGGGATTATCTTTACTTATTGCACATTTCATCTAAGTGCCTCCTAGTCGTCTCTCCTTTTAAAATATGCATCATGGATGCAGCGAGGTAAAGTATGTCGACTTTTGTTCTTGGTATGGTCTGTAGTTCATCACGAtgccttaaaaaaaattccttaaTGGTGTTGGTTTTTATGTCAAATAGGTACAGAAGGATGACATGGTTCCTAACCTCTTGATACTCCCTCCAGGCAGTGATTTACAGGATCATCCTCTGGTTGCGAATGGGAGCATCTTCATGCAAGTAAGTCCCTAGTTTTATCCAGTTCATTGATTAGAAAGCATGCATTGGAGGTCAAGGGttgttgttctttcttcttattGTATAACAAGAGGGAGTTGATGTTTGTTGGGGAAGGCTAGTTCTATGGTTGCTGTAGCTCTTGATCCCAAGCCAGGATGGGAAGTAAGATCATCTCATCTGTATTTACCATCCAAGTTCATCTTTCGATCAAAGATCGTTTTCTCAATGCCTTCCTTCCTTTCACTTCTAGTATCCTCCCTTCCTTTCATTATTAGATTATTTCTCTATCCGGCTTTGCATatgagcagatattgtcttctttggacttttcctttcgggcttcccctcaaagtttttaaaaccgtatgctagggagaggtttccacacccttataaagaatatttcgttctcctccccaaccgatgtgggatctcacaatccaccctccttaggGACCCAATGTACtcgttggcacttgttccattctccaattgatgtgagaccccccaattcaaccccctttggagctAAGCCTCCTTgatagcactcgttcccttctctaatcggTGTGAGACCCCCTAATCCAAACCCCTTCAGGACTcaacctccttgctggcacataaCTTGGTGTCTAacttttataccatttgtaacggcctaaatTTATtgctggcagatattgttctatttagatttttctttttgggcttccctgtAAGGTGTTTgttaagaagaggtttccacactcttataaaaaatgttacatTCTCCTTCCTAtccgacgtgggatcttacatgTATGTTACGTGGATTATCCTCAACCTTGGTGCAAGATATAGAAGTTTTGCAGGGGGATTTCCTTGATCTCAATGGAGAAGATCCTTCATTATCCAAAGTTAGTTTTGCTCAACTCCAAAGtgattatattttcttgaagCCCATGGCGAATAATAACTAAAACTATTACTGTCATTgtagtatttttttcttttttcttttaaaaaatgatgacCGCTTAGATGTTGGATTAGCCGAGCATTATAGCTTTAAGCCTTTACAAGACACAATCCCATTGCTCCCTAGGTTTTGACAAAACGATGGTAGTAAATAATGGCTCCGCCATCATTGCTTATAGATCGGAACACTTCGCAATTTCTAATTGCCTCAAGTAGGTAGAAGGCAAACATCTAACCTTTTGCCATGGCGTACTGATAATCAGCTGGTAAATGTTCCCACTGTGGCAGCGGCGTGGTCTCCCAATTTTTGCAGGCGGTAAGTATCAACACATTGGTTCGGTTTATCTGTAGGAACCAGTTGGATTCTTCAGCATCTCCGCCCAGGTTAGTTGAAATTACAATTCTTGCCTAggtttttattgttattttcaagtCTAGAATTCTGCTTAGCTTTGGAGAAACAAATCACACAGCACAGTAGTAAAAGATTAACATTTCTGATGAAACCTGTAAATATTCATTGACATAAACCATCAAGCACACACTACAGAGGCAACCCACATTACAGACATTACCACACAAAACACcaccaaaaaggaagaaaattaaaagataaaagagaaaaccAGCAGGGCGCCATATTCTGAAAACTCATGAACCAAACCCATCAATTGACCTTGACCTCAACCACCTTGGGCTTCTTGGGCTCAGGTGGTGGCAACTTTTGGACAGTCACAGTGAGCACACCATCCTGACAAACCGCTGAGATGGCATCAACGTTGGCATTTTCCGGCAACACAAATTTCCTCATTAACTTCCCAACTCTCCTCTCCATCCTCACATACTTCGccccttctttctcctcctcccTCTTCCTCTCGCCACTTATCAGTAGCACATTGTCGTCCTCAACCTGAACCTTGATGTCGCCAACCTTCAGCCCTGGCATGTCGACGACGAAAACGTAGGAATTTGGATACTCCTTGATGTCGGCCGGAGTGGCTGCCATGGCCTTGGCATCCCGGACGTAGGTTCGCGTTGGGGCATTGAACGACTTGTCGGCCTCGTCGACGAGATCCATAACATGGTGGAGGGTGGAGAAGATTGGGGAGTCTAAGCCCATGATTCTTAGATCCATCTTTCGCTTGTTAACTGGAGAAATGTTTGATGCTCAGGGAAATGTTGGTGCGAAGGAGATTTTGGTTGTAAAAGATGATCTGGTAGAGCTGTTTTGGTGTGGGTAAGGGAGAGCGGTTGGATTGGTTATTTATAGGTGTGTGTTGTGtgaaaagagatgaattttCTGGAAGGATAGAGAAGAGTTGGAAGGAGGTTCCAGGAGCTTCGGTTGCATTCTCGTCTGAGTTCTAGAATGTGACAGAATATTCCATAAGCaacattttgtttggttttccTAATTAGTAATTTGTTCCGAGTCCGCATCCTCCCTGACACCTGTTCCTTTCTCTCATTCTATCGATGTGGGTCTCCACTAAATTCACTCGAGGGGCCTAAGGCATGTCCCTCGTGTCTATCCCTTCAAAAACAGctttctcactggcacatcgtctaacgtttagctttgataccatttataatggtTCAAGTCcacctagtagatattgttctttaaGTCcacctagtagatattgttctttcccTTCTCCTAAAGTGTTTAAAAAGGGGCTAAGAACCCtaggatgttttgttcttctccccaaccaaagTAGAATTGACGagcttctccccaaccaaggtAGAATTGACGagcttctccccaaccaaggtAGAATTGACGagcttctccccaaccaaggtAGAATTGACGAGGCCCGATAGTATAAGTTTTGGCcctataaatatttatgaggGTTCATAGtctaaatttattgtaaaCATTATTACATTATGAACAATCggcaaaaacaaaccaaacaaaacaccataaaaacaaaccaaacaaaacaccacaaaaacaaaccaaacaaaacaccATACAAAAGTCGCATTATATtacaaaccaaaacaaaacaaggcTCATTCATACGATCAATCTTGTCCCACACGAACCTCAATAGTCTTGGCATTTTTGGGCTCTGGCGGCGGCTTCTTCTCCACCGTGACCGACAGCACTCCGTCCTGGTACGCCGCCGATACTTTGTCAACGTCGGCGGCCTCCGGCAGCACAAATTTCTTCAAGTATTTGCCCAGCCTCCTCTCCATCGTCACGTATTTCCCTTCCTTAACCTTTTCActttctctcttcctctcgCCGGTCACAACCAACTGGTTGTCCTCGATTTGGACCTTGATTTGGTCCATTTTGAGGCCAGGCATGTCGATGGAGAATTGGTAGGCGTTTGGATATTCTACCACATCGGCTGGAGTCGCCGCCATCGCCTTTGCGTCCCTCACGAAGGCGCGTGACGGCCCGTGGTGGGTGCTCTGCCCTGCCTCATCAGTGAAGTCCAGAAGGTCATGGAGGGCATTCAGGAATATTGGGTCTAACCCCATTCTGGCTAActccatttctcttttttggTGATGGTGGTGTGACCGTCTGGGTTCAAATGGGCGCGTCTTGGGTTTATATAATGGTTGGGATCTGCATTTAGTGAAACAAATGTCTAATTTATgtctatattttaatattatacatataatttctttaaagtaaagtaattaaaataaataaaaataggaaatacctgcgagtagatattgtcttagaTTTTcgctcaaggtttttgaaacgctcaggaagaggtttccactctatgtaaagaatgcttcgtagATTTGTCCGCTGGGAAGAGATTCCTacgctcttataaagaatgttgtGTAAGCTTCTTAGGATTTTAGTTCTTAAAATGCAtcttgctagggagaggtttctatgcCGAATGTTTGTTCTTTCCTCATCGatatatgttttgttctttcctcggcgatatgagatctcacattcaCATTATCAGGCTTTGAACtcttactaaaaaaaaaaataataataataattaaaaaaaataaataaataataataataaataaataataataataataataataataaataataataataataataaataaataaataataataataataataaataaataaataataataataataatgaaagttaatttaaatataatattctttaGGGTAGAGTTTGAGAGGAGCCAGGGGAGATGGTTTTAATGTGCCACAGCGGAAGTATTCGGTGGATTTATCTTTACACGATGCTACACACGTGGATAGTCCATCTATGAAATTATCTCCACGTGGCCTTTTGACCTGGTATGACGTGTGGAGTAACCGGCCGAAAACATTTTGACACATAAGAATCAAAGCCCAACCCCAATAACCGGCCCCATAGAGAAAACGTGCGTAATGGGCTTCCGGAACGGATCGTTAAAATGGGCCTGAGGCAACACCGGCCCAATTTCAATAAAACGCGTCACATTCTTTCCTCGCCGTAATGTATTTAGTGAACCAAGAGGCAAGAGCCAATGGTTTCCTTAAATCGTCCAAAAACCGACCATGGATTTGCAAATAGATTGAGCAACAAAAACGAAGCCGTCAACTGGAGTGACGAAAATTAAGACTTATGATTGTGTCAGAGGAAAAACTATGGGCTCATCTGGGTCTGTTGCCTGAACCCTGCTTCTTCACCAACCAAAAATGGGGATTTCAATAAGATTTGCAGAAAACAATAAAGAAGacgaaaaaaataagaacactAACGATCTGACTTCTGCATTTTGATGGGTCTATTGTAAAGAATTGGGTGATTTTTGTTAATGGAAGCGTCAACTTGGAAGAGACAATGGAAGCAGCGGAAGACACCAAAACCCAAATGGATAACCCACAGAATCATGGAGGGTACAAAAACCCTTTTGGGTTTGTTATTAAAAGAGCCTCATATCTAAAAATGACCTCGACATGGTGATGGACACGTGTCCTCCCTCCTCGATCTTCAAAACCCTCGCGAAACTCCATaaatcttgttttttcttcctccCTTCAGCTCTCGCCTCCGTTTTCGCTTTCAATTTTCCACTCTGAGTTCTGGGTTTTgctccttttttattttagtggTTTTTTCTATCTGG
This genomic interval carries:
- the LOC111788216 gene encoding (S)-coclaurine N-methyltransferase is translated as MAERIQVPYDVTVRLLMASLERNFLPDAVVRRFTRLLLASRIRSQFKPSSQLQLSDFLHFVHALREMPIAIKTDKPKAQHYELPTSFFKLVLGKNLKYSSCYFKDKSSTLEDAEEAMLQMYCERSQLKDGHSVLDVGCGWGSLSLYIAQNYKNCQVTGICNSTTQKDYIEEQCRDLQLNNVNIIVADISTFEMEAEYDRIISIEMFEHMKNYKDLLKKISGWMKQDSLLFVHHFCHKVFAYHFEDKNEDDWITRYFFEGGTMPSANLLLYFQDDVSIVDHWLVNGKHYSQTSEEWLKRMDKNMASIKPIMATTYGKDSAVKWTVYWRTFFIAVAELFGYNNGEEWMVCHLLFKKK
- the LOC111788317 gene encoding 17.1 kDa class II heat shock protein-like, encoding MDLRIMGLDSPIFSTLHHVMDLVDEADKSFNAPTRTYVRDAKAMAATPADIKEYPNSYVFVVDMPGLKVGDIKVQVEDDNVLLISGERKREEEKEGAKYVRMERRVGKLMRKFVLPENANVDAISAVCQDGVLTVTVQKLPPPEPKKPKVVEVKVN
- the LOC111788315 gene encoding 17.1 kDa class II heat shock protein-like, encoding MELARMGLDPIFLNALHDLLDFTDEAGQSTHHGPSRAFVRDAKAMAATPADVVEYPNAYQFSIDMPGLKMDQIKVQIEDNQLVVTGERKRESEKVKEGKYVTMERRLGKYLKKFVLPEAADVDKVSAAYQDGVLSVTVEKKPPPEPKNAKTIEVRVGQD